Proteins encoded by one window of Dioscorea cayenensis subsp. rotundata cultivar TDr96_F1 chromosome 6, TDr96_F1_v2_PseudoChromosome.rev07_lg8_w22 25.fasta, whole genome shotgun sequence:
- the LOC120263807 gene encoding stress-response A/B barrel domain-containing protein HS1, whose product MEEKKGVVKHVLLAKFKDEVSAEHVEELIKGYANLVSIIEPMKAFHWGRDVSIEGLHQGFTHVFESSFESTEGIAEYVVHPAHVQFANEFLKALDKYIVVDYKPTPVN is encoded by the exons atggaggagaagaagggtgTGGTGAAGCACGTGCTGCTGGCGAAGTTCAAAGATGAAGTATCAGCGGAGCATGTGGAGGAGTTAATCAAAGGCTACGCCAATCTTGTCTCCATCATTGAACCCATGAAGGCTTTCCACTG GGGGAGGGATGTGAGCATAGAAGGGCTGCATCAAGGGTTCACACATGTGTTTGAATCAAGCTTTGAAAGCACAGAAGGGATTGCAGAGTATGTGGTTCATCCTGCTCATGTTCAATTTGCAAATGAGTTCCTTAAAGCACTGGATAAGTACATTGTTGTGGATTACAAGCCAACCCCTGTCAATTAA